Proteins co-encoded in one Vibrio fortis genomic window:
- the nhaA gene encoding Na+/H+ antiporter NhaA, with amino-acid sequence MNDVIRDFFKMESAGGIILVIAAAIAMFVANSPLNEMYQGMLHTYVFGMSVSHWINDGLMAVFFLLIGLEVKRELLEGALKSKETAIFPAIAAVGGMLAPALIYVLFNSSNPEALQGWAIPAATDIAFALGIMALLGNRVPVSLKVFLLALAIIDDLGVVVIIALFYSGDLSTLALTVGFIATGVLFMLNNKHVTKLSAYLIVGAILWFAVLKSGVHATLAGVVIGFAIPLKGNKGEHSPLKHLEHALHPYVAFAILPIFAFANAGISLEGISLSNLTGMLPLGIALGLLIGKPLGIFLFSWGAVKTGVAKLPEGVNFMNIFAVSVLCGIGFTMSIFISSLAFGPTNADFDTLARLGILMGSTTAAILGYALLSISLPKTKHQEVKL; translated from the coding sequence ATGAACGACGTCATCCGTGACTTCTTTAAAATGGAATCTGCTGGCGGCATCATTTTGGTAATTGCTGCGGCAATTGCAATGTTCGTAGCGAACTCACCTCTGAACGAAATGTATCAGGGTATGCTACACACATACGTATTTGGTATGTCTGTGTCTCACTGGATCAACGACGGCCTAATGGCAGTCTTCTTCCTACTTATCGGCCTTGAAGTAAAGCGTGAGCTTTTAGAAGGCGCATTAAAATCTAAAGAGACAGCAATCTTCCCAGCTATCGCTGCGGTAGGTGGTATGCTAGCTCCTGCACTTATTTACGTGCTATTTAACTCAAGCAACCCTGAAGCGCTTCAAGGCTGGGCTATCCCAGCAGCAACAGATATCGCATTCGCATTGGGTATCATGGCACTTCTTGGTAACCGTGTACCGGTAAGCTTGAAGGTGTTCTTGCTAGCGCTAGCAATCATCGATGACCTAGGTGTTGTTGTTATCATTGCACTGTTCTACTCAGGTGATCTGTCTACGCTTGCACTAACGGTTGGCTTCATCGCAACAGGTGTGCTGTTCATGCTCAACAATAAGCATGTGACTAAATTGAGCGCTTATCTGATTGTTGGTGCAATTCTGTGGTTCGCAGTATTGAAGTCTGGTGTTCACGCAACACTTGCTGGTGTGGTTATCGGCTTCGCGATTCCACTTAAAGGCAATAAAGGGGAGCATTCTCCGCTTAAACACCTAGAGCATGCTCTGCATCCGTATGTTGCTTTTGCAATCTTGCCTATCTTCGCATTTGCAAACGCAGGTATCTCACTGGAAGGTATCTCGCTTTCAAACCTAACAGGTATGCTACCGCTTGGTATCGCTTTAGGTCTGTTGATTGGTAAGCCACTGGGTATTTTCCTATTCAGCTGGGGCGCAGTGAAAACAGGTGTAGCTAAGCTTCCTGAAGGTGTGAACTTCATGAACATCTTCGCGGTGTCTGTGCTGTGTGGTATCGGCTTTACAATGTCTATCTTCATCTCTTCATTGGCATTTGGTCCAACGAACGCAGATTTTGATACGCTTGCTCGACTAGGTATCCTAATGGGCTCAACGACGGCGGCAATCTTGGGTTACGCACTATTGAGTATCTCGTTACCTAAGACAAAGCATCAAGAAGTTAAACTGTAA
- a CDS encoding OmpA family protein: MMKAFYLLLPIVALTVNAADYQEEDYIETPEAEQISDLRDDDKDGVVNARDLCPGTPGASQVDNDGCGETVRSQEVRQLRILFAHDSYEINPIFSDQITTMSEFLKKYKSASIEIQGYASKVGSNEYNLELSKKRANQVQNEILQNGIAADRVRIVGFGESRLEKEGDDATSHALNRRVTATVVGLEEQIVEEWTIFTTLEK, encoded by the coding sequence ATGATGAAAGCTTTCTATTTATTACTTCCCATAGTAGCCCTAACTGTTAATGCAGCCGACTACCAAGAAGAGGATTACATTGAGACTCCTGAGGCGGAGCAAATATCCGATCTAAGAGATGATGATAAAGATGGCGTTGTCAATGCTAGAGACCTTTGCCCTGGGACCCCCGGTGCATCTCAAGTTGATAACGACGGATGTGGGGAAACTGTCCGCTCTCAAGAAGTGAGACAACTGAGAATATTGTTCGCGCACGACTCTTATGAAATAAACCCTATCTTCTCTGATCAGATAACAACGATGTCAGAGTTTCTTAAGAAGTACAAATCAGCATCCATTGAGATTCAAGGCTATGCGAGTAAAGTCGGCTCTAACGAATACAACCTAGAGCTATCGAAAAAACGAGCAAACCAAGTTCAAAATGAGATTCTTCAAAATGGTATCGCAGCGGATCGTGTGCGTATTGTAGGGTTTGGTGAATCTAGACTTGAAAAAGAGGGCGATGACGCAACCTCTCATGCCTTAAACCGAAGAGTAACGGCAACGGTAGTCGGCTTGGAAGAGCAAATCGTCGAAGAGTGGACTATTTTTACCACCCTAGAAAAATAG
- a CDS encoding lipocalin-like domain-containing protein, which translates to MGQRKGVKKPRNNVLSSILLICFFGLFIGIWSYYSYFADVGEEGVNEVNSVLMSEQFKVFEPVLPDRTVSLPKDFQFHPEFQHEWWHYFATLEDASGKDYSVQWSFFRIATDEREARGWQSPQIYISNVVVTSATQVWKEQRLARGGIGQAGMTNRPFRIWIDNWNWRALGATPFPGRLSVETDTFGLELDSVTKGPYVLNGENGYQKKHDLLPIASYNFSAPFLALNGTLTLDGVEVEVSGNAWLHKEWGSGLLGEGQQGWDWFVFNLDGGAALSVSRYRNNHQMPYVFGTLATRSGKVYQLSESDIDIKPLPNSTLLNGRRMPLQWIINVPKYEINLTTRIQRRDMWLPFVIPYWEGPIMASGSHEASGFMQLTGY; encoded by the coding sequence ATGGGTCAAAGAAAAGGCGTGAAAAAGCCAAGAAACAATGTGCTGTCTTCAATTCTACTGATCTGCTTTTTTGGCTTATTTATTGGTATTTGGTCTTATTACTCTTACTTCGCTGATGTTGGCGAAGAGGGCGTCAACGAGGTCAATTCTGTATTGATGAGTGAACAATTTAAGGTGTTCGAACCTGTCTTGCCTGATCGTACTGTTTCACTGCCAAAAGACTTCCAATTCCACCCTGAGTTCCAACATGAATGGTGGCACTACTTTGCAACTTTAGAAGACGCCAGTGGTAAAGATTACTCCGTTCAATGGAGCTTCTTTCGAATTGCAACTGACGAACGCGAAGCTCGAGGCTGGCAAAGTCCGCAGATCTATATCTCCAATGTCGTTGTCACCTCAGCGACGCAAGTTTGGAAAGAACAAAGGCTTGCACGTGGTGGTATTGGCCAAGCAGGTATGACTAACCGACCATTTCGTATCTGGATTGATAACTGGAATTGGCGAGCACTTGGCGCGACCCCGTTTCCTGGACGTTTGAGCGTAGAGACGGACACTTTCGGTTTAGAGCTCGATTCGGTCACCAAGGGCCCTTACGTGTTGAATGGTGAAAATGGTTATCAAAAGAAACATGACCTGCTTCCTATTGCCTCATACAACTTTAGCGCTCCGTTCTTGGCTTTGAATGGCACACTGACTCTTGACGGCGTTGAAGTGGAAGTCTCAGGCAATGCTTGGCTCCATAAAGAATGGGGCAGTGGTTTGCTTGGCGAAGGACAACAAGGTTGGGACTGGTTCGTCTTTAATCTAGACGGTGGTGCTGCTCTGAGTGTTAGTCGTTACCGTAATAACCATCAGATGCCGTATGTGTTTGGTACGCTAGCAACGCGGTCAGGAAAAGTTTATCAGCTGTCTGAATCTGATATCGACATTAAACCATTGCCAAACAGTACCTTGCTCAATGGGCGAAGAATGCCGCTTCAATGGATCATCAATGTACCGAAATATGAGATCAACCTCACAACTCGGATTCAACGTAGGGACATGTGGCTGCCGTTTGTTATCCCTTATTGGGAAGGACCTATTATGGCCAGTGGAAGCCATGAAGCGTCTGGCTTTATGCAACTGACAGGATATTGA
- a CDS encoding VCBS domain-containing protein, with protein sequence MGTINVGLLSGVSGALVVDAQGQIRRLAEGETLRAGDVVVSVDNSSGSEPAINVRYYEDETVNRVVDTDDAIAQVIRAVEEGFDPTADLGEEFDTASGETDGSSLVNSGTITRTGAEVQATTHFETDGLESQGLSETQSLELIDIIAFALVSGVSDVIEFEEDVPIETGGNLITDDPEVTFIADEGEGDNGYGDFVINEDGTWTFVANSPFNELADGEQIQDSFTVETSDGTEQVVTVTIIGTDDAAVATTGSGSVTEDVDVSLEGNLLETSGQISISDVDSETPTFEPNGVFNPVGSTNGSALGVLTISPDGAWNYEVNNDLVQFLDDDESVVEVYTVTATDGTTSEVTITINGADDPSEITVGEGDSDMGEVTEDVDVSLDNELTTSGTLTITDVDTSDDPAFEANGTFNPTGSTNGSALGMLTITPDGAWTYVVNNDLVQYLDDDESVVEVYTVTATDGTTSEVTITINGADDPSEITVGEGDSDMGEVTEDVDVSLDNELTTSGTLTITDVDTSDDPAFEPNGTFNPTGSTNGSALGMLTITPDGAWTYVVNNDLVQYLDDDESVVEVYTVTATDGTTSEVTITINGADDPSEITVGEGDSDMGEVTEDVDVSLDNELTTSGTLTITDVDTSDDPAFEPNGTFNPTGSTNDSALGMLTITPEGAWTYVVNNDLVQYLDDDESVVEVYTVTATDGTTSEVTITINGADDPSEITVGEGDSDMGEVTEDVDVSLDNELTTSGTLTITDVDTSDDPAFEPNGTFNPTGSTNGSALGMLTITPDGEWTYVVNNDLVQYLDDDESVVEVYTVTATDGTTSEVTITINGADDPSEITVGEGDSDMGAVTEDVDVSLDNELTTSGTLTITDVDTSDDPAFEPNGTFNPIGSTNGSALGMLTITPDGAWTYVVNNDLVQYLDDDESVVEVYTVTATDGTTSEVTITINGADDPSEITVGEGDSDMGEVTEDVDVSLDNELTTSGTLTITDVDTSDDPAFEPNGTFNPIGSTNGSALGVLTITPEGAWTYVVNNDLVQYLDDDESVVEVYTVTATDGTTSEVTITINGADDPSEITVGEGDSDMGEVTEDVDVTQDNELTTSGTLTITDVDTSDTPAFLPNGTFNSVGSTLAMAMGMLTITPDGAWTYTLDNSAIQYLNDDDTIIENYIVSSTDGVTHEIQITINGANDAPVAESFVIVDNDNTVIPIIFDSHSEGIPDYISDLEDDYDDIPLNIKIVDLPSSGTLLYTDENGVSREVTQDDIDNETLFVPNNISFVAGPGEEFELGYSGSSDDFPELVDGFYNWGEEVSPTERLITLSNGKTITISIEDNNDKPLKQYQGEQPHVGYGIGDTDGRGMNMQETLIVDLTDNPLDTVTFGLDGMGAEFNTNSNVYIEVVYTFLDGTQHTEQYQKDEGDVGNDQILYEFSYSSPSNPIVSMELSSTGGNWELRYIQGNEVVTEDATFDYVAVDSNGAESSVETVTLDIEEPQAYNVISAENDEPLVADYGNDMLIGNAEDNIFAWLDDALDNGTDVIKDFELYSDGSGDLIDLSDLLEDPQDGDQMEALLSMIDVSINGDDVELSIPLEGGSDAQTIVIQDVAPELGMSIDINDDLAVLGELIKNDAA encoded by the coding sequence ATGGGAACTATCAATGTTGGCTTACTCAGTGGGGTGAGCGGCGCTTTGGTTGTGGATGCACAAGGGCAAATAAGACGGTTAGCAGAGGGAGAGACACTGCGTGCCGGTGATGTTGTTGTGAGTGTCGACAATAGCAGTGGAAGTGAACCAGCGATCAATGTTCGGTATTACGAAGACGAAACAGTAAATAGAGTCGTCGATACTGATGATGCCATCGCACAAGTTATTAGAGCTGTGGAAGAGGGCTTTGACCCTACGGCCGATTTAGGGGAAGAGTTTGACACTGCCAGTGGCGAAACTGATGGGTCAAGTTTAGTTAACAGCGGAACCATTACCAGAACGGGTGCTGAAGTACAGGCAACAACCCACTTTGAAACAGATGGTCTTGAAAGCCAGGGGTTGTCTGAGACTCAAAGCCTAGAGCTAATTGACATTATTGCGTTTGCATTAGTGTCCGGGGTATCTGACGTTATTGAGTTTGAGGAAGATGTTCCGATTGAAACCGGGGGTAATCTGATTACCGATGATCCCGAAGTAACCTTTATTGCAGATGAAGGCGAAGGGGATAACGGTTACGGTGATTTTGTCATTAATGAAGACGGAACGTGGACTTTTGTTGCAAACAGTCCATTCAATGAATTGGCAGACGGAGAGCAAATCCAAGATAGTTTTACCGTGGAAACATCGGATGGTACCGAGCAAGTTGTAACAGTGACAATCATAGGCACAGATGATGCAGCAGTCGCGACTACAGGCTCGGGTAGTGTAACCGAGGATGTCGATGTTTCACTTGAAGGTAACCTTTTGGAGACTTCTGGCCAAATCTCGATTTCAGATGTCGACAGTGAAACACCAACTTTTGAACCAAATGGTGTCTTTAATCCAGTAGGCTCAACTAATGGTAGTGCATTAGGTGTGCTTACTATCAGCCCTGATGGCGCTTGGAACTATGAGGTTAATAACGATCTGGTTCAGTTCTTAGACGACGATGAGAGTGTGGTTGAGGTTTACACCGTAACGGCGACAGACGGCACCACCAGTGAAGTGACCATTACCATTAACGGTGCGGACGATCCGTCAGAGATCACCGTTGGTGAAGGTGACTCAGATATGGGTGAAGTCACCGAGGATGTGGACGTCTCGTTAGATAATGAGCTCACTACGTCGGGTACGCTGACCATTACTGATGTCGATACCAGTGATGATCCAGCCTTTGAGGCTAACGGCACCTTTAATCCAACCGGATCTACCAATGGCAGCGCACTCGGTATGCTTACCATTACACCAGACGGTGCGTGGACTTATGTAGTTAACAATGACTTGGTTCAGTATCTTGATGACGATGAGAGTGTGGTTGAGGTCTACACAGTAACGGCAACAGACGGCACCACCAGTGAAGTGACCATTACCATTAATGGTGCAGATGACCCTTCTGAGATCACCGTTGGAGAAGGCGACTCAGATATGGGTGAAGTCACCGAGGATGTGGACGTCTCGTTAGACAACGAGCTGACCACGTCAGGTACGTTAACTATTACTGACGTTGATACCAGTGATGACCCAGCCTTTGAACCTAACGGCACCTTTAATCCAACCGGATCTACCAATGGCAGCGCACTCGGTATGCTTACCATTACACCAGACGGTGCCTGGACTTATGTAGTTAACAATGACTTGGTTCAGTATCTTGATGACGATGAGAGTGTGGTTGAGGTCTACACAGTAACGGCAACAGACGGCACCACTAGTGAAGTGACCATTACCATTAATGGTGCAGATGACCCTTCTGAGATTACCGTTGGAGAAGGTGACTCAGATATGGGTGAAGTCACCGAGGATGTGGACGTCTCGTTAGACAACGAGCTTACCACGTCAGGTACGTTAACTATTACTGACGTTGATACCAGTGATGACCCCGCCTTTGAACCTAACGGCACCTTTAATCCAACAGGCTCAACTAACGACAGCGCACTCGGTATGCTCACTATTACACCAGAAGGCGCATGGACTTACGTCGTTAATAATGACTTGGTTCAGTACTTAGATGATGATGAGAGTGTGGTCGAGGTCTACACGGTAACGGCAACAGACGGCACCACCAGTGAAGTGACCATTACCATTAACGGTGCGGACGATCCTTCTGAGATTACCGTTGGAGAAGGTGACTCAGATATGGGTGAAGTTACCGAGGATGTGGACGTCTCGTTAGATAATGAGCTTACTACATCGGGTACGCTGACCATTACTGATGTCGATACCAGCGATGACCCAGCCTTTGAACCTAACGGCACCTTTAATCCAACCGGCTCTACCAATGGCAGCGCGCTCGGTATGCTCACCATCACACCAGACGGTGAGTGGACTTACGTCGTTAATAACGACTTGGTTCAGTACTTAGATGACGATGAAAGTGTGGTTGAGGTCTACACCGTAACGGCAACTGATGGCACCACCAGTGAAGTGACCATTACCATTAACGGTGCAGACGATCCGTCAGAGATCACCGTTGGTGAAGGTGACTCAGATATGGGGGCAGTGACCGAGGATGTGGACGTCTCGTTAGACAACGAGCTGACCACGTCAGGTACGCTAACTATCACCGATGTCGATACCAGTGATGACCCCGCCTTTGAACCAAACGGCACCTTTAATCCAATCGGCTCTACGAATGGCAGCGCACTCGGTATGCTCACCATCACACCAGACGGTGCATGGACTTATGTCGTTAATAATGACTTGGTTCAGTACCTAGATGATGATGAAAGTGTGGTGGAGGTCTACACGGTAACGGCAACAGACGGCACCACCAGTGAAGTGACCATTACCATTAACGGTGCAGATGACCCTTCTGAGATCACCGTTGGAGAAGGCGACTCAGATATGGGTGAGGTCACCGAGGATGTGGATGTCTCCTTGGATAATGAGCTTACTACATCGGGTACTCTGACCATTACTGATGTCGATACCAGTGATGACCCAGCCTTTGAACCGAACGGCACCTTTAATCCAATCGGCTCTACTAATGGCAGTGCCCTCGGAGTACTTACCATTACACCAGAAGGCGCGTGGACCTACGTCGTTAATAATGACTTGGTTCAGTACTTAGATGACGATGAGAGTGTGGTTGAGGTCTACACGGTAACGGCAACAGACGGCACCACCAGTGAAGTGACCATTACCATTAACGGTGCGGACGATCCGTCTGAAATTACCGTTGGAGAAGGCGACTCAGATATGGGTGAAGTCACCGAGGATGTGGATGTTACTCAAGACAATGAGTTAACCACTTCTGGTACCTTAACAATCACTGATGTCGATACGAGTGATACACCGGCATTTTTGCCAAACGGTACGTTCAATTCTGTCGGATCCACGTTGGCGATGGCGATGGGGATGTTAACCATAACTCCGGATGGTGCGTGGACGTATACACTCGATAATAGCGCGATTCAATATCTAAACGATGATGACACGATAATCGAAAACTACATTGTCTCTTCAACGGATGGTGTCACCCACGAGATTCAAATTACCATTAATGGGGCGAACGATGCTCCAGTCGCAGAGAGTTTCGTTATCGTCGACAATGACAACACTGTTATTCCAATCATCTTTGATAGTCACAGCGAAGGTATTCCTGACTACATCTCGGATTTAGAGGATGACTACGATGATATTCCTCTAAACATTAAAATTGTCGACCTACCAAGTAGCGGCACTTTGCTCTATACCGATGAAAATGGTGTGAGTCGAGAGGTGACACAAGACGATATTGATAATGAAACCCTGTTTGTCCCTAACAACATCAGCTTTGTTGCGGGCCCTGGTGAAGAGTTTGAGCTGGGCTACAGTGGATCGAGTGACGACTTCCCTGAACTGGTCGATGGTTTTTACAACTGGGGTGAAGAAGTTTCTCCGACAGAGCGGTTGATCACCTTATCTAATGGTAAAACCATAACCATCTCTATTGAAGACAACAATGACAAGCCATTGAAACAGTATCAAGGTGAACAACCACACGTTGGTTATGGTATCGGAGACACTGATGGTCGAGGCATGAACATGCAAGAGACCCTCATTGTTGATTTAACCGATAATCCACTGGATACCGTAACATTTGGTTTGGACGGCATGGGAGCCGAATTCAACACCAATAGTAATGTCTATATTGAAGTTGTATATACCTTCCTAGACGGAACACAACACACAGAACAGTATCAAAAAGATGAAGGAGACGTAGGTAACGATCAGATTCTGTATGAGTTTAGCTATTCTTCTCCTTCTAATCCGATTGTTTCTATGGAACTGTCATCGACAGGGGGTAACTGGGAGCTTCGCTACATCCAAGGTAATGAAGTGGTCACAGAAGACGCAACCTTCGACTATGTTGCGGTAGATTCAAACGGTGCGGAAAGTTCTGTTGAAACGGTAACGCTCGATATTGAAGAACCACAAGCCTATAACGTGATCAGTGCTGAAAATGATGAGCCATTAGTCGCTGACTACGGCAATGACATGTTAATTGGTAATGCTGAAGATAACATCTTCGCATGGTTGGATGATGCGTTGGATAACGGTACGGATGTCATCAAAGACTTTGAACTGTACAGCGATGGATCGGGCGATCTGATTGACTTGAGCGATCTACTCGAAGATCCACAAGATGGCGATCAAATGGAGGCTCTACTGAGCATGATAGATGTGAGCATCAATGGTGACGATGTTGAATTGAGTATTCCTCTAGAAGGCGGCAGTGATGCTCAAACCATTGTTATACAAGACGTTGCGCCTGAGTTAGGAATGTCTATCGATATAAATGATGACTTAGCCGTATTAGGTGAACTGATTAAAAACGATGCAGCTTAA
- a CDS encoding TetR/AcrR family transcriptional regulator, translated as MAPRSSTKEKILDVAEGLFAEHGFNDTSLRTITSKANVNLASVNYHFGDKKTLVRAVLNRYLEAFMPALQDALVNLNLNETYTMSDVFESLRSPLRSLNDVRPDGTSRFMLLIGRGYTDVQGHLRWFITTRYSDVLGLFTSSVMKANPELTQEQLFWRLHFTLGTCVFTMASSQALMEISENDYGREVDAKAVVDILIPYLAAGMSAKE; from the coding sequence ATGGCACCAAGAAGTTCGACCAAAGAGAAGATACTGGATGTAGCAGAGGGATTGTTTGCTGAGCATGGCTTTAATGATACTTCGTTGCGCACCATAACGAGTAAAGCGAATGTGAACCTAGCTTCGGTAAATTACCACTTCGGCGATAAAAAGACCTTGGTTCGAGCAGTACTCAATCGTTACTTGGAAGCGTTCATGCCTGCTCTTCAGGATGCACTAGTGAACCTTAATTTGAACGAAACGTATACGATGAGTGACGTGTTTGAATCTTTGAGATCGCCACTACGCTCTCTTAACGATGTAAGACCGGATGGTACAAGTCGCTTCATGCTGTTAATTGGCCGCGGCTATACCGATGTTCAAGGGCACTTACGTTGGTTCATTACCACTCGTTACAGTGACGTTTTGGGGCTATTTACTAGTTCGGTGATGAAAGCCAACCCAGAGCTCACTCAAGAACAGTTATTTTGGCGACTGCACTTCACCCTAGGGACATGTGTATTCACCATGGCGTCAAGCCAAGCACTGATGGAAATATCAGAAAATGATTATGGAAGAGAGGTTGATGCGAAAGCTGTTGTCGATATCTTGATTCCTTATTTAGCGGCAGGCATGTCAGCTAAAGAGTAA
- a CDS encoding TolC family outer membrane protein has translation MKLFKLSIICCFMTGAPAYSQTLEQAVAITLATNPEIKSIFNEFVSVKKQNDASGGAYLPSIDLDAGIGYEGINPAPNNGPDTDLTRKEATISLTQLIWDGSATLYDMDRTAAEAESVRFQLIADAEDKALEVTQIYLDAVKATEVLALSESNLAVHKKIYKDIKRRAESGIGSTADVSQVEARIAKAHGNLLAAQNNLVDTHTQFRRVVGQEPLGLIYPRADISKLPLSLNDAIVYAFDNHPVIKISAADVDSAHFQYKQSKGVNYPTFSIEASQTWRDDAGGDEGSSDETLAMLRMRYNLYNGGSDSDRTEAAAYQLNKSKDLRDRAYRQVEEGLRLSWSALDLTLQQKNFLSDHVDSAAETVIAYEKQYRIGQRTLLDLLNTENELFEARKDYLDAHYSEQYAKYRVLNATGSLLNALLVDIPEEWTQPVEY, from the coding sequence TTGAAATTGTTTAAACTATCTATTATTTGCTGCTTTATGACTGGGGCTCCAGCTTACAGTCAAACCCTTGAGCAGGCAGTCGCCATCACTTTGGCAACCAACCCCGAGATAAAAAGTATCTTTAACGAATTTGTGAGCGTTAAAAAACAAAATGACGCTTCTGGAGGTGCTTATTTACCAAGCATAGATTTAGATGCGGGTATTGGATATGAGGGGATCAATCCAGCTCCCAATAATGGTCCTGATACCGATCTAACCAGAAAAGAAGCAACGATTTCTCTTACTCAACTCATTTGGGATGGTTCTGCGACTTTATACGATATGGATCGTACAGCCGCCGAAGCAGAGTCAGTAAGATTCCAACTCATTGCAGATGCGGAAGACAAAGCATTAGAGGTAACCCAGATTTACCTTGATGCTGTGAAAGCAACTGAAGTGCTTGCGCTGTCGGAAAGCAACTTAGCTGTCCATAAAAAGATCTATAAGGACATTAAACGAAGAGCAGAATCAGGAATAGGCTCCACGGCAGACGTGTCTCAGGTAGAGGCTCGTATTGCGAAAGCCCACGGTAACCTGTTGGCCGCACAAAATAACCTGGTTGACACACACACTCAATTTAGAAGGGTTGTAGGACAAGAACCATTAGGGTTGATTTACCCAAGAGCAGATATATCCAAACTGCCTTTATCTTTGAATGATGCAATCGTCTATGCATTTGACAATCACCCTGTGATCAAGATTTCAGCGGCTGATGTGGATTCTGCACACTTCCAATACAAACAATCTAAAGGGGTTAACTACCCAACCTTCTCTATTGAGGCTTCACAAACCTGGCGGGATGATGCAGGTGGTGATGAAGGATCAAGCGACGAGACACTGGCCATGCTGCGCATGCGTTATAACTTGTATAACGGTGGGTCTGATAGTGACAGAACCGAGGCGGCAGCTTACCAACTAAACAAATCGAAAGACTTGAGAGACCGAGCTTACCGACAAGTAGAGGAAGGGTTAAGGCTCTCTTGGAGTGCTTTGGATTTAACCCTACAACAGAAAAACTTCCTTTCTGACCATGTCGATTCAGCTGCGGAAACAGTCATTGCTTACGAGAAGCAGTATCGAATTGGCCAACGTACCCTACTTGATTTACTCAATACGGAAAATGAGCTTTTTGAGGCCCGTAAAGACTACCTCGATGCTCACTACTCTGAGCAATATGCGAAATATCGTGTGTTGAACGCAACAGGTTCACTTCTCAATGCGCTACTTGTAGACATTCCAGAAGAGTGGACACAACCTGTGGAGTATTAA